A stretch of the Desulfocurvus vexinensis DSM 17965 genome encodes the following:
- a CDS encoding hydantoinase/oxoprolinase family protein — MLLGIDVGGTHTDAVVLDKGRVVAEAKVPTDHDNLLLSVRAALAAVLRGVDPGAVRRMNLSTTLSTNAIVEGKTEEVGVLVAGGPGIDPENHRVGGHFHVLGGSVDHRGTEVAPLDEAGLARAVAAMQAAGVRVFAAVGKFSTRNPAHEQAMARTLAAGGGADHVTLGHSLSGVLNFPRRIATAYFNSAVWRLYNDFAWAVQESVADFGLRAEINVLKADGGTMPLELSRACPVQSILSGPAASVMGMIALCDIRDDCVILDVGGTTTDIAVFADGSPVIEEHGMSVGSYPTLVGALKVRSIGVGGDSALRVGPAGITVGPDRRGPALATCGQGAAGRPCAPALTDALNVTGACAFGDVEASRRGLEELGAPWGLSASELARRAVDAAVAAILTAARDLVDEINDKPVYTIRELLGGRQVRPVRHYVMGGPAQALAPLLARASGLDVRLPAHHAVANAIGAALTRTTLDAELFADTHKGRMLIPALGVDRAVPRTYTREQAEADARQALAAHIRTLGADLDGAEPEIIESGAFNMVEGSRTLGRTIRVKCQVRPGITRRAR, encoded by the coding sequence ATGCTGCTGGGAATCGACGTCGGCGGGACGCATACGGACGCCGTGGTGCTGGACAAGGGCCGGGTGGTGGCCGAGGCCAAGGTGCCCACGGACCACGACAACCTGCTGCTCTCGGTGCGCGCGGCCCTGGCGGCGGTGCTGCGCGGGGTGGACCCCGGGGCCGTGCGCCGGATGAACCTGTCCACCACCCTGTCCACCAACGCCATCGTCGAGGGCAAGACCGAGGAAGTCGGCGTGCTGGTGGCGGGCGGGCCGGGCATCGACCCCGAGAACCACCGCGTGGGCGGGCATTTCCATGTGCTTGGCGGCTCCGTGGACCATCGCGGCACCGAGGTCGCGCCCCTGGATGAGGCCGGGCTGGCCCGCGCCGTGGCGGCCATGCAGGCGGCGGGGGTGCGCGTCTTCGCGGCGGTGGGCAAGTTCTCCACGCGCAACCCGGCCCACGAGCAGGCCATGGCCCGGACCCTGGCCGCAGGCGGCGGGGCCGACCATGTGACCCTCGGGCACAGCCTGTCCGGGGTGCTCAACTTCCCCCGGCGCATCGCCACGGCCTATTTCAACAGCGCCGTCTGGCGGCTGTACAACGACTTCGCCTGGGCCGTGCAGGAGAGCGTGGCCGACTTCGGGCTGCGGGCGGAGATCAACGTGCTCAAGGCCGACGGCGGCACCATGCCCCTGGAGCTGTCGCGCGCCTGCCCGGTGCAGTCCATCCTTTCGGGCCCGGCGGCCAGCGTCATGGGCATGATCGCCCTGTGCGACATCCGCGACGACTGCGTGATCCTCGACGTGGGCGGCACGACCACGGACATCGCCGTGTTCGCCGACGGCTCGCCGGTCATCGAGGAGCACGGCATGAGCGTGGGCTCCTATCCGACCCTGGTGGGCGCCCTCAAGGTGCGCTCCATCGGCGTGGGCGGCGACTCGGCCCTGCGCGTGGGCCCGGCGGGGATCACCGTGGGCCCCGACCGGCGCGGCCCGGCCCTGGCCACCTGCGGCCAGGGCGCCGCCGGGCGGCCCTGCGCCCCGGCGCTCACCGACGCCCTGAACGTGACCGGCGCCTGCGCCTTCGGCGATGTGGAGGCCTCGCGCCGGGGGCTGGAGGAACTGGGCGCGCCCTGGGGCCTGTCCGCCAGCGAGCTGGCCCGCCGGGCCGTGGACGCGGCGGTGGCCGCCATCCTGACCGCAGCCCGCGACCTGGTGGACGAGATCAACGACAAGCCGGTCTACACCATCCGCGAGCTTTTGGGCGGGCGGCAGGTGCGCCCGGTGCGCCACTACGTCATGGGCGGCCCGGCCCAGGCCCTGGCGCCGCTGCTGGCCCGGGCCTCGGGGCTGGACGTGCGCCTGCCCGCCCACCACGCCGTGGCCAACGCCATCGGCGCGGCGCTCACGCGCACCACCCTTGATGCCGAGCTGTTCGCCGACACGCACAAGGGCCGCATGCTCATCCCCGCCCTGGGGGTGGACCGCGCCGTGCCGCGCACCTACACCCGCGAGCAGGCCGAGGCCGACGCGCGCCAGGCCCTGGCCGCACACATCCGCACCCTGGGCGCGGACCTGGACGGCGCCGAACCCGAGATCATCGAATCGGGCGCGTTCAACATGGTGGAAGGCTCGCGCACCCTGGGCCGGACCATCCGCGTCAAATGCCAGGTGCGCCCGGGCATCACCCGCCGGGCGCGCTAG
- a CDS encoding metallophosphoesterase has translation MSLNDIELEPVSSRMSRRTFLRFAGCACVAGVGVQYASLVAPSRIVTNSTAVVIPGLPRSLEGLRVGVMSDFHVGDYVSPEFVAGAVAIMNSLRPDMVLLPGDFFQDTPEQAEACADALSDLIANLGVFACPGNHDHHLDLRKTSVPLGRAGVDLLVNESRSIAYGAASLRLVGLDSVTEGLADHYRALRSVPEDEMAFVLVHEPDHADFLAQSSGHHLPLQISGHSHGGQVRLPFLGAPILPSLAHHYPRGLRRVEGTHRQVFTSTGVGVSVPVRVNCPPEVALLTLHGAPEA, from the coding sequence ATGTCCCTGAACGACATCGAACTCGAACCCGTTTCCTCGCGCATGTCGCGCCGGACCTTTCTGCGCTTCGCGGGCTGCGCCTGCGTGGCCGGGGTGGGCGTGCAGTACGCCTCCCTGGTCGCCCCCAGCCGCATCGTGACCAACTCCACGGCGGTGGTCATCCCGGGGCTGCCCCGCTCGCTGGAGGGGCTGCGCGTGGGCGTGATGTCCGATTTCCATGTAGGCGACTATGTGTCGCCCGAGTTCGTGGCAGGCGCCGTGGCAATCATGAACTCCCTGCGCCCGGACATGGTGCTGCTGCCCGGCGACTTTTTCCAGGACACCCCGGAGCAGGCCGAGGCCTGCGCCGACGCCCTGTCGGACCTCATCGCCAACCTGGGCGTGTTCGCCTGCCCGGGCAACCACGACCACCATCTGGACCTGCGCAAGACCTCCGTGCCCCTGGGCCGCGCGGGGGTGGACCTGCTGGTCAACGAGTCGCGCAGCATCGCCTACGGCGCGGCCTCCCTGCGCCTGGTGGGGCTGGACTCGGTGACCGAGGGCCTGGCCGACCACTACCGCGCCCTGCGCTCCGTGCCCGAGGACGAGATGGCCTTCGTGCTGGTCCACGAGCCGGACCACGCCGACTTCCTGGCCCAGAGCTCGGGCCACCACCTGCCCCTGCAGATCTCCGGGCACAGCCACGGCGGACAGGTTCGCCTGCCCTTCCTGGGCGCGCCCATCCTGCCATCCCTGGCCCACCACTACCCCCGGGGCCTGCGGCGCGTGGAGGGCACCCACCGCCAGGTGTTCACCTCCACCGGCGTGGGCGTGAGCGTGCCCGTGCGCGTGAACTGCCCGCCCGAAGTCGCCCTGCTGACCCTGCACGGCGCCCCCGAGGCCTGA
- a CDS encoding PAS domain S-box protein, whose product MTQPPEDTPTTPAQGQPEASAREELLERLLAAAREQAVAVRHYQFIADSSRDFMTLVARGYRYEAANACYLAAMGLRPADLAGRSVAELWGAEVFARHIQPSLDAAFAGRTVSYEAWFDFPNLGRGFWEVIFAPYRDESGAVTHVSVVSHDLTDRRLAEEALRQSESKYESIVESLPDIVYRLDEQGRIVFVNGAVRRYGYEPAELTGTPLLELVHPDDREQARNRIDERRTGTRRTANLELRLLTRAGSPVDVEIRAETPVFSFQAEGIYVAPGPGPGPESFAGTQGLARDITERKRMELLADERAALYRVIFEHSASGMLSIARDGTIGRINRKFSAIVGWTGEEVAGRQFIDFVAPDSRDMVLANRAVRMRGGTAPDEYELDVIHRDGHPVTVLIQVGMLPESGTAIVSAVDITARKRTEEALLQAKESAERASRIKNEFLANMSHEVRTPLNGILGMAELTLLTTLTGEQRENLEMIRESGRNLLAILNDLLDISRIEAGRMALEASRFSLRNVLRAVEATYRRQAEAKGLALEFDVAGPGMDDLLGDGGRIRQVLSNLVGNALKFTPAGSVRVSAWLLDTPPGTARRLLFRVRDTGVGIPAELLDMMFEPFTQADGSFTRRYSGTGLGLGIVRRLVRLMGGVIDVDSEPGQGTAVWFTVPLRPGGAAAPQPEARPAVADAPRALRVLVAEDNVVNRIYAERLVRELGHSAVAVADGHEALRALAGGGFDLVLMDVQMPGLDGVQATRSIRAGEVPGVDPALPVIAMTAHAMKGDREVFLDAGMDEYVSKPVAPQELRAAIARAVR is encoded by the coding sequence ATGACCCAGCCCCCGGAAGACACCCCGACCACGCCCGCCCAAGGCCAGCCAGAGGCCTCCGCCCGCGAGGAACTGCTCGAGCGCCTGCTGGCCGCCGCCAGGGAGCAGGCCGTGGCCGTCCGCCACTACCAGTTCATCGCCGACTCCTCGCGCGATTTCATGACCCTGGTGGCCCGGGGCTACCGCTACGAGGCGGCCAACGCCTGCTATCTGGCCGCCATGGGCCTGCGCCCCGCCGATCTGGCCGGGCGCTCCGTGGCCGAGCTGTGGGGGGCGGAGGTCTTCGCCCGGCACATCCAGCCCAGCCTGGACGCCGCCTTCGCGGGGCGGACCGTGAGCTACGAGGCCTGGTTCGATTTTCCCAACCTGGGCCGGGGGTTCTGGGAGGTCATCTTCGCGCCCTACCGCGACGAGTCCGGCGCGGTGACCCACGTCTCCGTGGTCTCCCACGACCTGACCGACCGCCGTCTGGCCGAGGAGGCCCTGCGCCAGTCCGAAAGCAAGTACGAGTCCATCGTCGAGAGCCTGCCCGACATCGTCTACCGCCTGGACGAGCAGGGGCGCATCGTCTTCGTCAACGGCGCCGTGCGCCGCTACGGCTACGAGCCCGCCGAGCTCACGGGCACGCCCCTGCTGGAGCTGGTGCATCCCGACGACCGCGAGCAGGCCCGCAACAGGATCGACGAACGCCGCACCGGGACGCGGCGTACCGCTAACCTGGAGCTGCGCCTGCTCACCCGGGCCGGCAGCCCGGTGGACGTGGAGATCCGCGCGGAAACACCCGTGTTCTCCTTCCAGGCCGAGGGCATCTATGTCGCCCCGGGCCCGGGCCCGGGCCCGGAGAGCTTCGCGGGCACCCAGGGCCTGGCCCGCGACATCACCGAGCGCAAGCGCATGGAGCTGCTGGCCGACGAGCGCGCCGCCCTGTACAGGGTCATCTTCGAGCACTCGGCCTCGGGCATGCTGTCCATCGCCCGCGACGGGACCATCGGGCGCATCAACCGCAAGTTCAGCGCCATTGTCGGCTGGACGGGGGAGGAGGTCGCGGGCAGGCAGTTCATCGACTTCGTGGCCCCGGACTCGCGCGACATGGTCCTGGCGAACCGCGCGGTGCGCATGCGCGGCGGGACGGCCCCGGACGAATACGAGCTGGACGTGATCCACCGCGACGGGCACCCGGTGACGGTGCTCATCCAGGTGGGTATGCTGCCCGAATCGGGCACGGCCATCGTCTCCGCCGTGGACATCACCGCGCGCAAGCGCACCGAGGAGGCCCTGCTCCAGGCCAAGGAGTCTGCCGAGCGCGCCAGCCGGATCAAGAACGAGTTTCTGGCCAACATGAGCCACGAGGTGCGCACGCCGCTCAACGGCATCCTGGGCATGGCCGAGCTGACCCTGCTCACGACGCTGACCGGCGAGCAGCGCGAGAACCTGGAGATGATCCGCGAGTCGGGCCGCAACCTGCTGGCCATTCTCAACGACCTGCTGGACATCTCGCGCATCGAGGCCGGGCGCATGGCCCTGGAGGCCAGCCGCTTCTCCCTGCGCAACGTGCTGCGCGCGGTGGAGGCCACCTACCGCCGCCAGGCCGAGGCCAAGGGCCTGGCCCTGGAGTTCGACGTGGCCGGGCCGGGCATGGACGACCTGCTGGGCGACGGCGGCCGCATCCGCCAGGTGCTGTCCAACCTGGTGGGCAACGCCCTGAAGTTCACTCCCGCCGGGAGCGTGCGCGTGTCGGCCTGGCTGCTGGACACGCCCCCGGGCACCGCCCGGCGTCTGCTGTTTCGCGTGCGCGACACCGGGGTCGGCATTCCCGCCGAGCTGCTGGACATGATGTTCGAGCCCTTCACCCAGGCCGACGGCTCCTTCACCCGCCGCTACTCCGGCACGGGCCTGGGCCTGGGCATCGTGCGGCGCCTGGTGCGGCTCATGGGCGGGGTCATCGACGTGGACTCCGAGCCCGGCCAGGGCACGGCGGTCTGGTTCACCGTGCCCCTGCGCCCGGGCGGGGCCGCCGCGCCGCAGCCCGAGGCCCGGCCCGCCGTGGCCGACGCCCCGCGCGCCCTGCGCGTGCTCGTGGCCGAGGACAACGTCGTCAACCGCATCTACGCCGAACGGCTGGTGCGCGAGCTGGGGCACAGCGCCGTGGCCGTGGCCGATGGCCACGAGGCCCTGCGCGCCCTGGCGGGCGGCGGCTTCGACCTGGTGCTCATGGACGTGCAGATGCCCGGGCTGGACGGGGTGCAGGCCACGCGCAGCATCCGCGCGGGCGAGGTGCCGGGAGTCGATCCGGCCCTGCCGGTCATCGCCATGACCGCCCACGCCATGAAGGGCGACCGCGAGGTCTTCCTGGACGCGGGCATGGACGAGTATGTGTCCAAGCCCGTGGCGCCGCAGGAGCTGCGCGCCGCCATCGCCCGCGCCGTGCGCTGA
- the thpR gene encoding RNA 2',3'-cyclic phosphodiesterase: MPGLRLFLGLGLPPAWQDALARLEAELRPGLRSRTAWTRPGNWHLTLRFLGAVDQGRLGALRQALAAVAFAPFTLRAGGAGRFPAEGAGPVRVVWVGVEEGGAELAALAAAIDAALEPLGLGPRERPFRPHLTLLRVKADAGDAWAELMEKVARVPWPAHGVESFTLWRSVPGPDGPKYTALAGFGATSLWRPPDGAGAPAGGGAGLGGYAR; the protein is encoded by the coding sequence GTGCCTGGGCTGCGGTTGTTCCTCGGCCTGGGGCTGCCCCCGGCCTGGCAGGACGCCCTGGCGCGGCTGGAGGCCGAGCTGCGGCCCGGGCTGCGCTCGCGCACTGCGTGGACCAGGCCGGGCAACTGGCACCTGACCCTGCGCTTTCTGGGCGCGGTGGACCAGGGGCGGCTGGGCGCCCTGCGCCAGGCCCTGGCGGCGGTGGCCTTTGCGCCCTTCACCCTGCGCGCCGGGGGCGCGGGGCGCTTCCCTGCCGAGGGGGCCGGGCCGGTGCGTGTGGTCTGGGTCGGGGTGGAGGAGGGCGGGGCGGAGCTGGCGGCCCTGGCGGCGGCCATCGACGCCGCCCTGGAGCCCCTGGGCCTGGGGCCCCGGGAGCGCCCCTTCAGGCCGCACCTGACCCTGCTGCGGGTCAAGGCCGACGCGGGCGACGCGTGGGCGGAGCTGATGGAAAAGGTGGCGCGGGTGCCCTGGCCCGCCCACGGCGTGGAGTCATTCACGCTGTGGCGGAGCGTCCCTGGTCCGGACGGGCCAAAATACACCGCGCTCGCCGGGTTCGGGGCCACGTCCCTGTGGCGTCCGCCCGACGGCGCCGGCGCCCCCGCAGGGGGCGGCGCCGGTTTGGGAGGCTACGCCAGGTAG
- a CDS encoding CinA family protein — protein MQPSAVHDAIARLGATLNAAGLFLATAESCTGGLIASTLTDVPGSSLWFRGAVVAYANEVKAGLLGVPPELLAVHGAVSEPVVRAMALGAARALGAQCAVAVSGIAGPGGGSADKPVGMVWMAFLVDGALSTRLHRFDGSRHAVKAAAVAAAVAGLLERLGPGAAEGPCAGARPPAPGAGPGRG, from the coding sequence ATGCAACCGTCCGCCGTCCACGACGCCATCGCCCGCCTGGGCGCCACCCTGAACGCCGCAGGCCTGTTCCTGGCCACCGCCGAGTCCTGCACCGGCGGGCTCATCGCCAGCACCCTGACCGATGTGCCCGGCAGCTCGCTGTGGTTCCGGGGCGCGGTGGTGGCCTACGCCAACGAGGTCAAGGCCGGTCTTCTGGGCGTGCCCCCGGAGCTGCTGGCCGTCCACGGCGCCGTGAGCGAGCCCGTGGTCCGGGCCATGGCCCTGGGCGCGGCCCGGGCCCTGGGCGCGCAGTGCGCCGTGGCCGTTTCGGGCATCGCCGGGCCCGGGGGCGGCAGCGCGGACAAGCCCGTGGGCATGGTCTGGATGGCTTTTCTGGTGGACGGCGCCCTGAGCACCCGGCTGCATCGGTTCGACGGCTCGCGCCACGCGGTGAAGGCCGCCGCCGTGGCCGCCGCCGTGGCCGGGCTGCTGGAACGGCTGGGCCCGGGGGCGGCGGAAGGGCCATGCGCCGGGGCGCGGCCCCCGGCTCCGGGCGCGGGCCCCGGGCGGGGCTGA